A single Cannabis sativa cultivar Pink pepper isolate KNU-18-1 chromosome 7, ASM2916894v1, whole genome shotgun sequence DNA region contains:
- the LOC115696900 gene encoding sterol carrier protein 2, whose product MATSLQIKPETLFDLMKQHFETQEGKQLCNKVNLVFQLNLAPKKIGVDEISYIIDFKNRNVFKGKLEGEEKPDVTFSFKEDDFMRIALRKLNPQVAFMRGLVKVKGSLTAAQKFSPEIFPKFPVSKL is encoded by the exons ATGGCGACCTCTCTTCAGATAAAGCCAGAGACTTTGTTCGATTTGATGAAACAACATTTCGAAACCCAAGAGGGTAAACAGCTCTGCAACAAAGTCAATCTCGTTTTCCAGCTCAATCTTGCACCAAAG AAGATTGGGGTTGATGAGATCTCTTATATTATTGATTTTAAGAATAGGAATGTCTTCAAAG GAAAATTGGAAGGAGAAGAAAAGCCAGATGTAACATTTTCATTCAAGGAAGATGATTTTATGAGAATTGCACTCAGAAAATTGAATCCCCAAGTTGCTTTCATGAg GGGATTAGTGAAGGTTAAGGGTAGTCTTACTGCAGCACAGAAATTCTCACCAGAAATTTTCCCTAAATTTCCAGTTTCGAAGCTGTGA